The window CTCGATTGTTGTCCTCCAGATAGGTCTTTTATACAAACTTTCCACATCTCTTCAGGAATACTTAACCCTATAAGGATTTGTTTTACTTTATACTCTATGGCATATCCTTCTTCTTGCTCATATCTACTACTTAATACAGCTAGCTCTTCCATATGTTTATCAAAATTATCTAAATCTGTTGCAATTAAATTATTTAAAACTTTTATTCTTTCATAATCTAATTTTAATTTAGAAAAAACACCCATTAACTCATCAAAAATAGTATTCTCTTTATTTAGATTTATACTTTGAGAAAGATATCCTATTTTTAAACTACCTTTTTTTGAAATAGTTCCTCTTTCATTTGTCTCTGGATTAGGGTCACTGTCCTCTAAGTCCATTAACATTTTTATTAAAGTTGATTTTCCAGCTCCATTTACTCCTATTATTCCGATTCTATCCTTTTCATCTATTGAAAATGTAATATCTTTTAGTAAAGACTCCCCTGAAAAGCCTTTATACAAATTATTTACACTTAATAAAGCCATCATCATTCTCCTTTTTAGTAATATTTATCCCTTTAATTATAACATAACTTTAAAAAAAAGGAGTGGATTTTATATCTCCACTCCTTTATTATACCACTCTAAAAAAATTACAGTAAAAACTATTAAACTAATCAATAAGCTCATGGGATAAAAATAATTATATATAAAACTTAATTGTATGCATAAAGTTATTAATATCGGTCCTAAAAGAGCTGTTATTGAAAATCCTAATGAATAATCTTGTAAAACTGGTGTTTCTAATTTTGGATCACATATCCTTAATAAAAGTAACCCAGTTATAAAAACTCCTGTTGAAGTTCCAAACATAGCTAAAGTTCTTTCTAAATGATAGTCTTGAAAATATCTTTGAGATAATTTAAAAATTATAATCCATGTTAATGAAAATCCCAATAAACTTACACAAACAATTGGAAAAATATAACCTATTACACCTCTTAAAGGTATCGTTGCTACTGCAGCTACAATAGCGAATTCTGTTAAAGTTCCAGTTATTTTGGTTTTTATTTTTGAATCAATACTCCAGTCCAATCCTTTTTTTACCATAATTTTCCAAACAATAAACATCACTAACATACCATAAGACCAAACTGTTATTTTTGATACTATAGGAATATTTAATTTTTTTAACATATTTAAACTAATTATAGCTAACCCTGAAACACCAAATACTATTGCTAAATGATATGCTAATGTATCTATTGTTGTATTTAACATAGTTTCTTGACCTATAGATTTTTGCTTTGTTCTATCTTTTATATGTCCACTTTTATACTCTGTTAAAATATCTTTTTTCAAAGATGTTTTACTTTTCATTTTTATTTGATATATTCCAAAGATAATTCCACAAATAAGTCCAATTGTCGCTAAAGTTACAGTAACTCCTTGAGCTAATTCCCAATACTTACTTCCCAATTCTTTTAAGGTTCTCGCAACTACACCTGCAGTTCCATGCCCTCCTGCAAATGCAGAATTCAATTCAGCTCCAAAACTTTTATATAATTTAATTCTAAAAAATTTATCAAAAATAAAATTTACTAAATAGCCTATGAAAAGTTGCGTAAAAGTGATTAGAAATAGAATACCTCCAGTATTCACAATATTTTTCATTATTTTATTTTCTTTTTCTATTTTCATTCCAAGAGGTACAGAAACTAAAATAGGAATAATTAATACTCCTGGTATAGCTCTTATATCTCCTTCCCATTTAGATGGAAGTATTTCTATATATTGTCTAAGAAAATTTGAATTTAAAAAAAGTCCAATTATACCTCCTATTACAGAAGCAGGTATAAATAGTTCTTGTAATATTTTTACTTTACTTTTAACAAATGTTCCTATCAATAAAAGAAAACTTAAAAAGGCTGTTATATTAAGAAAATCATTCATTTACAAACTCTCCTGATTTCCCACCGGTTTTTTTATTAAGTTTTATTTCATTAATTATCATTTTTTTATCCATTGCTTTACACATATCATAGATTGTTAAAAGTGCTGTTGTAGCTCCAGTTAAAGCTTCCATCTCAACACCAGTTTTTCCTTCTGTTTTAGCTGTAACTTTAACTTCAATAGAAAGCTCTTCGTCTAAACATCTAAATTTAACTTCAATCCCTGTTAAAAATAAAGGATGACACATTGGAATAAGCTCACTTGTTTTTTTACTTGCCATTATTGCAGCTACTCTAGCTACACCTAAAACATCTCCCTTTCCAACCTTTCCTTCTTTTACTTTTTTATAGGTTTCTGAATTCATTATAATTTTTCCACTCGCTATAGCTACTCTTTTTGTTTCATTTTTTTCTGTTACATCTACCATTATTGCTTTGCCATCTTTATTAAAATGAGTTAACATTAATATTTAAGCCTCCTGTGCATTAATTCTCCCTTATTTTTCACTTGTAATATTTCAGCTATAATTTCTAAAGCTATCTCAAAGGGACTTCCATCAGATATTTTTAAACCAATTGGTGAATAAAATTTTTCTTCTGGTATAATCATATTTTTATTTTCTAAATTTTTTCTTATTTCAATAACTTTTTTTCTACTTCCAATCATCCCTATATATTTACTTTGTTTTTTCAAAACACTTTCTAAAGCTTCTTCATCGGTTAAATGTCCCTTTGTTACAATTACAAAATAGGTATTTTCATTTTCCTTTAATTCCTCTAGAAGTTTACTATAATTTCCTATTTTTATATCTGAAAATAAAGTTCTATACTCTTCTCTATCATCTAAAATAACTCTCTCAAAATCTGAGTTTTCTAAAACTTGATAAAGCTTTTGTCCAATATGTCCAGCTCCAACTATTACAATTCTATTTTTAGGGTTTATAACTTTTATATATCCCTCTACAGTTCCACCACAGCTCATTCCTAATTCTGCCTCTTTAGTTAAATCGTAATTGAAATTTGAATTTATATTTTCCTTTAAACTTTCTCTAGCTTGATTTATAACTTTTGATTCAACCAAACCTCCGCCTATACTACCTATAAAACTCTCTTCCCAAACTCCCATTAAAGCTCCTTCTTTTCTTGGAGTTGACCCTGATGATTTAGTGAGTGTAACTAAAGCTACTTTTTTTCCAGTTTTAACTATTTCAAATATTTTCTCCAAAATATTTAAGTCCATTTACTTCACCCTTTTCCATAATTTTAGTTAATACTCCTTCTAATACTGCTCCCCCTAAAGTTCTAGCTTTGTCTGAAATTGTAAAACAATTTTCATATTGATTCAATCTTGGATCTATATCAGCTATTTTAAGTCCCTTTTTCACTTTATAACCAGATCTAATTATCCCTCTTAACAATCCATCAATAGTTGAGTGAATCGGAGTTTCATCTATTATTCCTATAACTTCACCTTTTTTTACAATATCACCTATTCTTTTTAACTCTTTAAAAACTCCTGAAGTTTCTGCATATACAACTCTTTCTTTTGAGACACCTGCAATTTCTCCCGGAACTCCAGTATTACTTTCAGCTTGACCCGTTAAAATAATCTTACCTAAGTTATGTCCTCTCATAGTTTCAATAACTAAATCTACATCTTTTCCAGCAACAAATCCAGGTCCTAAGGCTATTGTTATAGGGGCCATATTTTTTTGAGTTCCTAAATTTTTTTTAGCAATTATTGCATCTATAACAATATCTGGTTTTAATTTGTGTATCCAGTCGCCTTTTTCATCAACTATTATTGGTATCTCTTTTTTTTCCCAACATGTTTCTATTTCTTTTAAATTTTTAACTTTCTTTGCTTTTACTTCTTCTATATTTTTCTCTTTACAATAAATACACTCTGAAAAAGCTACAGTTCTTCTAATCGCACTAGGTTTAGTTGTTTCTAATACCAATAACTTAAATCCACTTTTATATAAACTAAAAATCACTCCTGTGGCAAGATCTCCAGCTCCTCTTATTATAGTTAACATTAATTCAATTCCCCTTATTTTTCAAGAAATTTATTTTTATAATCCCAATAACATTCTTCTAATCTCTTTGCTATATTTCCAAATATTTTACAAGTATTTTCTATAAAAAATTCATCAACAACTATTCTCTTTCCCTCTCTTAAATTAAATATTTTAACAATCTCTTTTTCAATAGATTCAGGAATTTCTGACATATAATCATGCAAGTAATCATTTCTAATTTTTCTTACAATGCCTATAAAATTTCTCTCATTTTCATCTAAAGAAAATCTATTTTTCATAGTTTCTTCTATAAAAAGGATATAGCTGTTTAAATATGACATATTTTTATTTTGAATTTCTTCTAATTCTAAATGTCTATCATAGGCTAAATCTTTTGTCACATTCTTTAATAACACTTCAAAAATCATAAATATATTTAATAAACTGCTCATATGATATATTTCTTTAAAAGCATTATTATTTATAAAATAACATTTACTATATTTTGAAAATTCTTTTGCATCATTTCTTGTTGCTGTTAATGACTCTCTTGAAATTTTTTGATATTCCTTTAAAA is drawn from Candidatus Cetobacterium colombiensis and contains these coding sequences:
- a CDS encoding sodium/glutamate symporter; amino-acid sequence: MNDFLNITAFLSFLLLIGTFVKSKVKILQELFIPASVIGGIIGLFLNSNFLRQYIEILPSKWEGDIRAIPGVLIIPILVSVPLGMKIEKENKIMKNIVNTGGILFLITFTQLFIGYLVNFIFDKFFRIKLYKSFGAELNSAFAGGHGTAGVVARTLKELGSKYWELAQGVTVTLATIGLICGIIFGIYQIKMKSKTSLKKDILTEYKSGHIKDRTKQKSIGQETMLNTTIDTLAYHLAIVFGVSGLAIISLNMLKKLNIPIVSKITVWSYGMLVMFIVWKIMVKKGLDWSIDSKIKTKITGTLTEFAIVAAVATIPLRGVIGYIFPIVCVSLLGFSLTWIIIFKLSQRYFQDYHLERTLAMFGTSTGVFITGLLLLRICDPKLETPVLQDYSLGFSITALLGPILITLCIQLSFIYNYFYPMSLLISLIVFTVIFLEWYNKGVEI
- the moaC gene encoding cyclic pyranopterin monophosphate synthase MoaC — protein: MLTHFNKDGKAIMVDVTEKNETKRVAIASGKIIMNSETYKKVKEGKVGKGDVLGVARVAAIMASKKTSELIPMCHPLFLTGIEVKFRCLDEELSIEVKVTAKTEGKTGVEMEALTGATTALLTIYDMCKAMDKKMIINEIKLNKKTGGKSGEFVNE
- a CDS encoding XdhC family protein, giving the protein MDLNILEKIFEIVKTGKKVALVTLTKSSGSTPRKEGALMGVWEESFIGSIGGGLVESKVINQARESLKENINSNFNYDLTKEAELGMSCGGTVEGYIKVINPKNRIVIVGAGHIGQKLYQVLENSDFERVILDDREEYRTLFSDIKIGNYSKLLEELKENENTYFVIVTKGHLTDEEALESVLKKQSKYIGMIGSRKKVIEIRKNLENKNMIIPEEKFYSPIGLKISDGSPFEIALEIIAEILQVKNKGELMHRRLKY
- the yqeB gene encoding selenium-dependent molybdenum cofactor biosynthesis protein YqeB — protein: MLTIIRGAGDLATGVIFSLYKSGFKLLVLETTKPSAIRRTVAFSECIYCKEKNIEEVKAKKVKNLKEIETCWEKKEIPIIVDEKGDWIHKLKPDIVIDAIIAKKNLGTQKNMAPITIALGPGFVAGKDVDLVIETMRGHNLGKIILTGQAESNTGVPGEIAGVSKERVVYAETSGVFKELKRIGDIVKKGEVIGIIDETPIHSTIDGLLRGIIRSGYKVKKGLKIADIDPRLNQYENCFTISDKARTLGGAVLEGVLTKIMEKGEVNGLKYFGENI